A single region of the Rattus rattus isolate New Zealand chromosome 8, Rrattus_CSIRO_v1, whole genome shotgun sequence genome encodes:
- the LOC116907043 gene encoding cytochrome c oxidase subunit 7A2, mitochondrial — protein sequence MLRNVLALRQIAQRTISTTSRRHFENKVPEKQKLFQEDNGMPVHLKGGTSDALLYRATMLLTVGGTAYAIYMLAMAAFPKKQD from the exons ATGCTGCGGAATGTGCTG GCCCTTCGTCAGATTGCCCAGAGGACCATCAGCACCACTTCACGAAGGcattttgaaaacaaagttcCAGAGAAGCAAAAGCTGTTTCAG gaGGATAATGGGATGCCAGTTCATCTGAAAGGCGggacatctgatgccctcctctacaGAGCCACAATGCTTCTGACAGTTGGTG GAACAGCGTATGCCATCTATATGTTAGCTATGGCTGCATTCCCCAAGAAGCAGGACTGA